One window of Branchiostoma lanceolatum isolate klBraLanc5 chromosome 6, klBraLanc5.hap2, whole genome shotgun sequence genomic DNA carries:
- the LOC136436125 gene encoding zinc finger protein 26-like isoform X2 produces MSEFHDPNPFSGQISALAANPPTRPSEMGERSSQVAMDDMPTAQPGNETSSSEKLDTERQQQDKGGDIRCEVESDNRSLEVRTEQVKRTVDKCTECDHSATSNVNLLTQKRKRIAEKPYECDECDYYAARKGHLDRHMAAKHTGEKPYMCKECGYRTADKASLVKHTMRRHTGVKPYKCDQCEYSTASNRDLDLHMAKLTGEKRYVCECGFRTTLRSYLSIHMRKHTGIKLHECQQCDYSSPRKCNLDQHMAKHTGEKPFMCGECGYRMAFRSQLYIHMKSHKGVKKLKVKPFKCAQCEYSTTWKHSLNVHMRTHTSLRPYKCDQCEFSTAWKDSLDKHMVKHTGQKPYMCGECGFRTARRSSLTTHMRTHTGLKPYKCDQCEFSTAWKYSLNVHMRTHTGLRPYKCDQCEFSAAWKDSLDKHMVKHTGQKPYMCGECGYRTGFRSSLTKHMRTHTGLKPYKCTRYDYSAAVKHSLDHHMAKHTGDKPYMCGECEYRTAVKSSFVAHMRTHTGVKPYKCDRCDYSAAVKGTLDRHMANHTGDKPYMCGECGYRTVRKLDLSGHIMRKHAGQKPYKCDQCDYSAVRKSLIDEHMAKHTGENPNICVECGYETTVRSDLSEHMRRHAGEKSYKCDQCEYSTERKDSLNAHMAKHTGDKPYMCGECGFRTTFRSSLTEHMRTHTGLEPYKCDQCDYSHLPNKHTPRNKHTPRTNLQNLINVPPGINIPPGK; encoded by the exons ATGTCGGAGTTTCATGACCCGAATCCATTTTCAGGACAAATCAGCGCCTTAGCAGCTAATCCACCAACGAGACCGTCAG aAATGGGAGAAAGAAGCAGCCAGGTTGCTATGGATGATATGCCAACTGCACAGCCTGGCAACGAGACAAGTAGCAGTGAGAAATTGGACACAGAAAGGCAACAACAGGACAAGGGAGGAGACATTCGATGCGAAGTAGAATCTGACAATCGTTCCCTTGAGGTTCGAACCGAGCAGGTGAAACGCACTGTGGACAAATGTACTGAATGTGACCATAGCGCAACCTCAAATGTTAACCTATTAACACAAAAACGAAAACGTATTGCTGAGAAACCCTACGAATGTGACGAGTGCGACTATTATGCTGCACGGAAAGGGCATTTAGACCGGCACATGGCGGCTAAACACACCGGCgaaaaaccatacatgtgtaaagagtgcggatacaggacggctgacAAGGCTTCTCTAGTCAAACATACAATGAGAAGACATACAGGTgtgaaaccctacaaatgtgaccagtgcgaatatTCTACTGCATCGAACCGTGATTTAGACCTACACATGGCTAAACTCACTGGAGAAAAACGCTACGTATGTGAGTGCGGATTCAGAACTACTCTCAGGTCTTACCTGTCcatacatatgagaaaacatacaggtatAAAACTCCATGAGTGTCAacagtgcgactattcttctCCGCGTAAATGCAATTTAGaccaacacatggctaaacatacTGGCGAAAAACCCTttatgtgtggagagtgcggatacaggatgGCTTTCAGGTCGcaactatacatacatatgAAATCACATAAAGGGGTAAAGAAACTAAAAGTAAAACCATTTAAATGTGCCCAGTGCGAATATTCTACTACATGGAAACATTCTTTAAACGtccatatgagaacacataccaGTCTGAgaccctataaatgtgaccagtgcgaattTTCTACTGCATGGAAAGATTCTTTAGACAAACACATGGTTAAACATACTGGacaaaaaccctacatgtgtggagagtgtggattCAGGACGGCTCGCAGGTCCTCCTTAACCacacatatgagaacacataccggtctgaaaccctacaaatgtgaccagtgcgaattTTCTACTGCATGGAAATATTCTTTAAACGtccatatgagaacacataccgGTCTGAgaccctataaatgtgaccagtgcgaattTTCTGCTGCATGGAAAGATTCTTTAGACAAACACATGGTTAAACATACTGGacaaaaaccctacatgtgtggagagtgtggatacaggacgggTTTCAGGTCCTCCTTAACCAAACACATGAGAACACATACCGGGctgaaaccctacaagtgtacCCGGTacgactattctgctgctgtAAAACACAGTCTAGACCatcacatggctaaacacaccggagataaaccctacatgtgtggggaatgcgAATACAGGACTGCTGTTAAGTCTTCCTTTGTCgcacatatgagaacacatacaggtgtgaaaccctataagtgtgatcggtgtgactattctgccgcGGTGAAAGGTActttagaccgacacatggctaACCACACCGGAGacaaaccatacatgtgtggagagtgcgggtacagaactGTTAGGAAGTTGGACCTGTCCGGACATATCATGAGGAAACATGCAGGccagaaaccctacaaatgtgaccaatgcgactattctgctgtacGGAAAAGTCTTATAGAcgaacacatggctaaacacaccggtgaaAACCCCAACATTTGCGTTGAGTGCGGATACGAAACGACTGTCAGGTCTGACCTATCTGAACATATGAGAAGACATGCAGGCGAGAAgtcctacaaatgtgaccagtgcgaatatTCTACTGAACGGAAAGATTCTTTAAACGCACAcatggccaagcacactggagacaaaccctacatgtgtggagagtgtggattCAGGACGACTTTCAGGTCCTCCTtaaccgaacatatgagaacgcATACCGGTCTggaaccctacaaatgtgaccaatgcgactactctcatctcccaaataaacataccccccggaataaacataccccccggacaaatcttcaaaatctaataaacgtaccccccggaataaacataccccccggaaaatga
- the LOC136436125 gene encoding zinc finger protein 26-like isoform X1: MSEFHDPNPFSGQISALAANPPTRPSEMGERSSQVAMDDMPTAQPGNETSSSEKLDTERQQQDKGGDIRCEVESDNRSLEVRTEQVKRTVDKCTECDHSATSNVNLLTQKRKRIAEKPYECDECDYYAARKGHLDRHMAAKHTGEKPYMCKECGYRTADKASLVKHTMRRHTGVKPYKCDQCEYSTASNRDLDLHMAKLTGEKRYVCECGFRTTLRSYLSIHMRKHTGIKLHECQQCDYSSPRKCNLDQHMAKHTGEKPFMCGECGYRMAFRSQLYIHMKSHKGVKKLKVKPFKCAQCEYSTTWKHSLNVHMRTHTSLRPYKCDQCEFSTAWKDSLDKHMVKHTGQKPYMCGECGFRTARRSSLTTHMRTHTGLKPYKCDQCEFSTAWKYSLNVHMRTHTGLRPYKCDQCEFSAAWKDSLDKHMVKHTGQKPYMCGECGYRTGFRSSLTKHMRTHTGLKPYKCTRYDYSAAVKHSLDHHMAKHTGDKPYMCGECEYRTAVKSSFVAHMRTHTGVKPYKCDRCDYSAAVKGTLDRHMANHTGDKPYMCGECGYRTVRKLDLSGHIMRKHAGQKPYKCDQCDYSAVRKSLIDEHMAKHTGENPNICVECGYETTVRSDLSEHMRRHAGEKSYKCDQCEYSTERKDSLNAHMAKHTGDKPYMCGECGFRTTFRSSLTEHMRTHTGLEPYKCDQCDYSHLPNKHTPRNKHTPRTNLQNLINVPPGINIPPGK, encoded by the exons atgtcGGAGTTTCATGACCCGAATCCTTTTTCAGGACAAATCAGCGCCTTAGCAGCTAATCCACCAACGAGACCGTCAG aAATGGGAGAAAGAAGCAGCCAGGTTGCTATGGATGATATGCCAACTGCACAGCCTGGCAACGAGACAAGTAGCAGTGAGAAATTGGACACAGAAAGGCAACAACAGGACAAGGGAGGAGACATTCGATGCGAAGTAGAATCTGACAATCGTTCCCTTGAGGTTCGAACCGAGCAGGTGAAACGCACTGTGGACAAATGTACTGAATGTGACCATAGCGCAACCTCAAATGTTAACCTATTAACACAAAAACGAAAACGTATTGCTGAGAAACCCTACGAATGTGACGAGTGCGACTATTATGCTGCACGGAAAGGGCATTTAGACCGGCACATGGCGGCTAAACACACCGGCgaaaaaccatacatgtgtaaagagtgcggatacaggacggctgacAAGGCTTCTCTAGTCAAACATACAATGAGAAGACATACAGGTgtgaaaccctacaaatgtgaccagtgcgaatatTCTACTGCATCGAACCGTGATTTAGACCTACACATGGCTAAACTCACTGGAGAAAAACGCTACGTATGTGAGTGCGGATTCAGAACTACTCTCAGGTCTTACCTGTCcatacatatgagaaaacatacaggtatAAAACTCCATGAGTGTCAacagtgcgactattcttctCCGCGTAAATGCAATTTAGaccaacacatggctaaacatacTGGCGAAAAACCCTttatgtgtggagagtgcggatacaggatgGCTTTCAGGTCGcaactatacatacatatgAAATCACATAAAGGGGTAAAGAAACTAAAAGTAAAACCATTTAAATGTGCCCAGTGCGAATATTCTACTACATGGAAACATTCTTTAAACGtccatatgagaacacataccaGTCTGAgaccctataaatgtgaccagtgcgaattTTCTACTGCATGGAAAGATTCTTTAGACAAACACATGGTTAAACATACTGGacaaaaaccctacatgtgtggagagtgtggattCAGGACGGCTCGCAGGTCCTCCTTAACCacacatatgagaacacataccggtctgaaaccctacaaatgtgaccagtgcgaattTTCTACTGCATGGAAATATTCTTTAAACGtccatatgagaacacataccgGTCTGAgaccctataaatgtgaccagtgcgaattTTCTGCTGCATGGAAAGATTCTTTAGACAAACACATGGTTAAACATACTGGacaaaaaccctacatgtgtggagagtgtggatacaggacgggTTTCAGGTCCTCCTTAACCAAACACATGAGAACACATACCGGGctgaaaccctacaagtgtacCCGGTacgactattctgctgctgtAAAACACAGTCTAGACCatcacatggctaaacacaccggagataaaccctacatgtgtggggaatgcgAATACAGGACTGCTGTTAAGTCTTCCTTTGTCgcacatatgagaacacatacaggtgtgaaaccctataagtgtgatcggtgtgactattctgccgcGGTGAAAGGTActttagaccgacacatggctaACCACACCGGAGacaaaccatacatgtgtggagagtgcgggtacagaactGTTAGGAAGTTGGACCTGTCCGGACATATCATGAGGAAACATGCAGGccagaaaccctacaaatgtgaccaatgcgactattctgctgtacGGAAAAGTCTTATAGAcgaacacatggctaaacacaccggtgaaAACCCCAACATTTGCGTTGAGTGCGGATACGAAACGACTGTCAGGTCTGACCTATCTGAACATATGAGAAGACATGCAGGCGAGAAgtcctacaaatgtgaccagtgcgaatatTCTACTGAACGGAAAGATTCTTTAAACGCACAcatggccaagcacactggagacaaaccctacatgtgtggagagtgtggattCAGGACGACTTTCAGGTCCTCCTtaaccgaacatatgagaacgcATACCGGTCTggaaccctacaaatgtgaccaatgcgactactctcatctcccaaataaacataccccccggaataaacataccccccggacaaatcttcaaaatctaataaacgtaccccccggaataaacataccccccggaaaatga
- the LOC136436125 gene encoding zinc finger protein 569-like isoform X3: MSEFHDPNPFSGQISALAANPPTRPSEMGERSSQVAMDNMPTAQPGNETSSSEKLDTERQQDKGGDIRCEVESDNRSLQVQTKQAKRTVGKRTECNHRATSNAYLLRHKRKRTAEKSYECDECDYSAAREGSLDRHMAKHTGEKTFMCEECGYRTAVRSRLSNHMKIHSGVKPYKCDQCEYSTARKGNLDRHMTKHTGEKPYMCGDCGFRTTFRSSLTKHMRTHTGLKPYKCDQCDYSAAVKYSLDHHMAKHTGDKPYMCGECEYRTAAKSSLVVHMRTHTGVKPFKCELCEYSAAEKGTLDRHMANHTGDKPYMCDECGYRTAVRSHLSEHMKVHSVVKPYKCDQCDYSTVRKSNLDRHMTKHIGEKPYMCGECGYKTAVKSSIAAHMTTHTEVKPYKCDQCDYSAVWKSSLYLHVSKHTGDKPYMCDECGYRTADRSHLSVHMRKHTGEKRYKCDQRDFSTARKGTVDRHMTKHTGEKPYMCGECGYRAAVKSSLAVHMRRHTGVKPYTCTQCDYSAVSKSHLDGHMTTHTGEKPYMCGECGYREDVKSSLTIHMRTHTGVKP, encoded by the exons ATGTCGGAGTTTCATGACCCGAATCCATTTTCAGGACAAATCAGCGCCTTAGCAGCTAATCCACCAACGAGACCGTCAG aAATGGGTGAAAGAAGCAGTCAGGTTGCTATGGATAATATGCCAACTGCACAGCCTGGGAACGAGACAAGTAGCAGTGAGAAATTGGACACAGAAAGGCAGCAGGACAAGGGAGGAGACATTCGATGCGAAGTAGAATCTGACAATCGTTCCCTTCAGGTTCAAACCAAGCAGGCGAAACGCACTGTGGGCAAACGTACCGAATGTAACCATAGGGCAACCTCAAATGCTTACCTATTAAGACACAAACGAAAACGCACTGCTGAGAAATCGTATGAATGTGAcgagtgcgactattctgctgcacgggaGGGCAGTTTAGATCggcacatggctaaacacaccggcGAAAAAACcttcatgtgtgaggagtgcggatacaggacggctgtTAGGTCTCGCCTATCCAatcatatgaaaatacattctgGTGTTAAACcgtataaatgtgaccagtgcgaatatTCTACCGCACGGAAAGGAaatttagaccgacacatgaccaaacacaccggagaaaaaccctacatgtgtggagattGTGGATTCAGGACGACTTTCAGGTCCTCCTTaaccaaacatatgagaacacataccgggctgaaaccttacaaatgtgaccagtgcgactattctgctgctgtAAAATACAGTTTAGACCatcacatggctaaacacaccggagataaaccctacatgtgtggggaatgcgAATACAGGACTGCTGCTAAGTCTTCCTTAGTcgtacatatgagaacacatacaggtgtgaAACCCTTTAAGTGTGAACTATGCGAATATTCTGCCGCAGAGAAAGGTActttagaccgacacatggctaACCACACCGGagataaaccctacatgtgcgacgagtgcggatacaggacggctgtCAGGTCTCacctatccgaacatatgaAAGTACACTCAGTTGTGAAACcgtataaatgtgaccagtgcgactattccaCTGTACGTAAAAGTaatttagaccgacacatgactaaacacattggcgaaaaaccctacatgtgcggggagtgtggatacaagactGCTGTTAAGTCGTCCATAGCCGCACATATGACAACACATACAGAAgtgaaaccttacaagtgtgaccagtgcgactattctgctgtatGGAAATCTTCTTTATATCTTCATGTTTCTAAACACACCGGAGATAAACCATACATGTGCGacgagtgcggatacaggacggctgacAGGTCTCACCTATCTgtgcatatgagaaaacatacaggcgaGAAgcgctacaaatgtgaccagcgTGACTTTTCCACTGCACGTAAAGGTACTGTAGACCGacacatgactaaacacaccggcgaaaaaccctacatgtgtggggagtgtggatacagggcgGCTGTTAAATCTTCCTTAGCCGTACACATGAGACGACATACAGGTGTGAAACCTTATACGTGTacccagtgcgactattctgcagtatCGAAAAGTCATTTAGATGGACACATGACTACACACACCggcgaaaaaccctacatgtgtggggagtgcggatacagagaGGATGTTAAATCTTCCTTAAccatacatatgagaacacatacaggtgtaaAACCATGA
- the LOC136437155 gene encoding zinc finger protein 665-like — protein MDDQPTVHTGNETNSRKDLDTGREQTKEEGIPCEETCGVESDHPPVQGHTGKKDRLAVKRTVGKRFVCTECGYRAASKANLLIHKRIHTGEKHYKCDQCDYSAAQRASLHLHVSKHTGDKPYMCDECGYRTAVKSNLFVHMRKHSGEKPYMCDECGYRTTVKSSLAKHMRTHTGEKPYKCDKCDYSAAVKHSLDLHMAKHTGDKPYMCGECGYRTAVKCSLVVHMRTHTGVKPYKCDRCEFSAAEKVTLDRHMAKHTGDKPYMCGECGYRTVRKSDLSRHMSKHTGQKPYKCDQCDYSAARKQSLDHHMAKHTGDKPYKCGECGYRTAVKTDLSDHLKIHSVVKPYKCNQCEYSAVRKSNLNQHMTTHTGEKPYMCGECGYRTSFRSSLAAHMSKHTGVKPYKCDQCDYSAAVKGALDRHMAKHTGDKPYMCGECGYRTVVKSSLAAHMRTHTGVKPYKCDQCDYSAAVKHSLDVHMAKHTGDKPYMCGECGYRTVRKLDLSRHMSKHTGVKPYKCDQCGYSAVRKASLYLHVSKHTGDKP, from the coding sequence ATGGACGACCAACCAACTGTGCACACTGGGAACGAGACAAACAGCAGGAAGGACTTAGACACGGGAAGAGAACAGACCAAGGAAGAAGGCATTCCATGCGAGGAAACGTGCGGGGTAGAATCTGACCATCCTCCCGTACAGGGTCACACAGGGAAAAAGGACAGGCTTGCGGTGAAACGTACTGTGGGCAAACGGTTCGTGTGTACGGAATGCGGGTACAGGGCAGCCTCTAAGGCTAACCTATTAATACACAAACGAatacatactggtgagaaacactataaatgcgaccagtgtgactattctgctgcacagagaGCTTCTTTACATCTTCACGTTTCTAAACATaccggagacaaaccctacatgtgcgacgagtgcggatacaggacggctgtTAAGTCTAACCTATTTGTGCACATGAGAAAACACtccggggagaaaccctacatgtgcgacgagtgcggatacagaactACTGTTAAGTCTTCTTTagccaaacatatgagaacacatacaggtgagaaaccttacaagtgtgacaagtgcgactattctgctgctgtAAAACACAGTTTAGACctacacatggctaaacacaccggagataaaccctacatgtgtggtgagtgcggatacaggactgCTGTTAAGTGTTCCTTAGTcgtacatatgagaacacatacaggtgtgaagccctacaagtgtgaccggTGCGAATTTTCTGCCGCCGAGAAAGTTActttagaccgacacatggctaaacacaccggagacaaaccatacatgtgtggagagtgcgggtacagaactGTTCGGAAGTCGGACCTGTCCCGACATATGAGCAAACATACAGGccagaaaccttacaagtgtgaccagtgcgactattctgctgctaGAAAACAAAGTTTAGACCACCACATGGCAAAACACACCGGAGataaaccctacaagtgtggtgagtgcggatacaggacggctgtCAAGACTGACCTATCCGACCATCTAAAAATACATTCAGTTGTGAAACCGTATAAATGTAACCAGTGCGAATATTCCGCCGTACGTAAAAGTAATTTAAACCAACACATGACTACACACACtggcgaaaaaccctacatgtgtggggaatgcgGATACAGAACTTCGTTTAGGTCTTCCTTAGCCGCTCATATGAGTAAACATACAGGAgtgaaaccttacaagtgtgaccagtgcgactattctgctgcagtgaAAGGCGctttagaccgacacatggctaaacacaccggagacaaaccctacatgtgtggggagtgcggatacagaactGTTGTTAAGTCTTCCTTAGCCgcacatatgagaacacatacaggtgtaaaaccttacaagtgtgaccagtgcgactattctgctgctgtAAAACACAGTTTAGACgtacacatggctaaacacaccggagataaaccctacatgtgtggggagtgcgggtacaggactgTTCGGAAGTTGGACCTGTCCCGGCATATGAGTAAACATACAGGCGTGAAGCCCTACAAATGCGACCAGTGCGGCTATTCTGCTGTACGGAAAGCTTCTTTATATCTTCATGTTTCTAAACACACCGGAGATAAACCATAA